The following coding sequences lie in one Carassius carassius chromosome 1, fCarCar2.1, whole genome shotgun sequence genomic window:
- the LOC132145733 gene encoding zinc finger protein 271-like isoform X1, which translates to MMFVKEESEHEEPETSTIKQEEPETWRIIHEDPGTWGIKPEEPDTWGIKYEEPEKCGIKQEEPETCGIKYEEPEKCGIKHEEPETWRIEHEEPETWGIKHEEPETWRIKPEEPETWRIKPEEPETCTIKPEEPETWRIEHEEPETVRIKHEEPETWRIKPEEPETCTIKPEEPETWGIKHEEPERELIEEKEEKEESSEVEKNHVKTGGKPLSFSQSKQKDLKKKRAKKSFRCTQCGKRFTQKTDFERHMRIHTGEKPFTCDQCGKSFTQSSNLNIHMNIHTAEKKHACDQCGKMFLRVSLLKKHLKVHAKEKPHPCYLCSKSFLPLQSLKVHQKIHTGERVYIKRNERFHTRKKPYKCSHCDKRFSDSSNLKTHERIHTGEKPYKCSHCDKRFNYSSYLKTHERIHTGEKPYKCSHCDKRFIKSSSQKSHERIHTGEKPYKCSHCDKRFSKLSGHKIHERIHTGEKPYKCSHCDKRFIKSSSQKSHERIHTGEKPYKCSHCDKRFSKSSSLKTHERIHTGEKPYKCSHCDKRFSKSSSLKTHERIHTGEKPYKCSHCDKTFNDSSSLITHERIHTGEKPYKCSHCDKTFNDSSSLITHERIHTGEKPYKCSHCDKTFNDSSSLITHERIHTGEKPYKCSHCDKTFNDSSSLKTHERIHTREKHYKCSHCDKTFNDSSSLITHERIHTGEKPYKCSHCDKTFNDSSSLKTHERIHTGEKPYKCSHCDKTFNDSSSLITHERIHTGEKPYKCSHCDKTFNDSSSLKTHERIHTREKHYKCSHCDKTFNDSSSLITHERIHIGEKHYNCAHCDKRFNDSSSLTTHERIHIGEKHYNCAHCDKTFNDSSSLKMHKRIHSGEKLYTCAHCDKTFKDSSSLKTHERIHTGEKPYKCAHCDKRFIKSSAQKTHERIHTGEKPYKCAHCDKRFSVSSSLKTHERIHTGEKPYKCAHCDKRFRDSSTLKTHERIHTRVKPNK; encoded by the exons ATGATGTTTGTTAAAGAAGAGAGtgaacacgaggaaccagaaaccagcacaataaaacaagaggaaccagaaacctggagaataataCACGAGGACCCAGGAACATGGGGAATAAAACCAGAGGAACCAGACACCTGGGGAATAAAATATGAGGAACCAGAAAAATGcggaataaaacaagaggaaccggAAACCTGTGGAATAAAATATGAGGAACCAGAAAAATGcggaataaaacacgaggaaccagaaacctggagaatagaacacgaggaaccagaaacctggggaataaaacacgaggaaccagaaacctggagaataaaaccagaggaaccagaaacctggagaataaaaccagaggaaccagaaacctgcacAATAAAaccagaggaaccagaaacctggagaatagaacacgaggaaccagaaaccgtgagaataaaacacgaggaaccagaaacctggagaataaaaccagaggaaccagaaacctgcacAATAAAaccagaggaaccagaaacctggggaataaaacacgaggaaccagaaagag AGTTAATTGAAGAAAAAGAGGAGAAAGAAGAATCAAGTGAAGTTGAGAAAAATCACGTCAAAACTGGAGGAAAACCTTTGAGTTTCTCTCAAAGCAAacagaaagatttaaagaaaaaaagagcaaagAAGTCCTTCcgctgcactcagtgtggaaagagattcacacaaaaaacagattttgagcgtcacatgagaattcatactggagagaaaccattcacttgtgatcagtgcgggaagagtttcacacaatCATCAAACCTTAATatacacatgaacatccacactgcaGAGAAGAAGCACGCATGTGATCAATGCGGTAAAATGTTTTTAAGGGTTTCACTTCTGAAGAAACACTTGAAAGTTCATGCAAAGGAGAAACCACATCCATGTTATTTGTGTAGTAAGAGTTTTTTGCCTCTACAAAGTTTGAAAGTacatcagaaaatacatactggtgaaag agtatatataaaaagaaatgaaaggttCCACACTAGaaagaaaccttataagtgttcacactgtgataagagattcagtgattcatcaaatctgaaaacgcatgagaggattcacactggagagaaaccttataagtgttcacactgtgacaagagattcaattATTCTTCATATCTGAAAAcgcatgagaggatccacactggagagaaaccttataagtgttcacactgtgacaagagattcattaAATCATCAAGTCAGAaatcacatgagaggattcacactggagagaaaccttacaagtgttcacactgtgacaagagattcagtaaaTTATCAGGTCATAAaatacatgagaggattcacactggagagaaaccttataagtgttcacactgtgacaagagattcattaAATCATCAAGTCAGAaatcacatgagaggattcacactggagaaaaaccttacaagtgttcacactgtgacaagagattcagtaaaTCATCATCTCTGAAAacgcatgagaggattcacactggagagaaaccttataagtgttcacactgtgacaagagattcagtaaaTCATCATCTCTGAAAacgcatgagaggattcacactggagagaaaccttataagtgttcacactgtgataaGACATTCAATGATTCATCATCTCTGATAacgcatgagaggattcacactggagagaaaccttataagtgttcacactgtgataaGACATTCAATGATTCATCATCTCTGATAacgcatgagaggattcacactggagagaaaccttataagtgttcacactgtgacaagacatTCAATGATTCATCATCTCTGATAacgcatgagaggattcacactggagagaaaccttataagtgttcacactgtgacaagacatTCAATGATTCATCATCTCTGAAAacgcatgagaggattcacacaaGAGAGAaacattataagtgttcacactgtgataaGACATTCAATGATTCATCATCTCTGATAacgcatgagaggattcacactggagagaaaccttataagtgttcacactgtgacaagacatTCAATGATTCATCATCTCTGAAAacgcatgagaggattcacactggagagaaaccttataagtgttcacactgtgataaGACATTCAATGATTCATCATCTCTGATAacgcatgagaggattcacactggagagaaaccttataagtgttcacactgtgacaagacatTCAATGATTCATCATCTCTGAAAacgcatgagaggattcacacaaGAGAGAaacattataagtgttcacactgtgacaagacatTCAATGATTCATCATCTCTGATAacgcatgagaggattcacattGGAGAGAAACATTATAATTgtgcacactgtgacaagagattcaatgATTCATCATCTCTGACAacgcatgagaggattcacattGGAGAGAAACATTATAATTGTGCACACTGTGACAAGACATTCAATGATTCATCATCTCTGAAAATGCATAAGAGGATTCACAGTGGAGAGAAACTTTATACATGTGCACACTGTGACAAGACATTCAAAGATTCATCATCTCTGAAAAcgcatgagaggatccacactggagagaaaccatataagtgtgcacactgtgacaagagattcattaAATCATCAGCtcagaaaacacatgagaggattcacactggagagaaaccatataagtgtgcacactgtgacaagagattcagtgtgtcatcaagtctgaaaacacatgagaggattcacactggagagaaaccatataagtgtgcacactgtgacaagagattccgTGATTCATCaactctgaaaacacatgagaggattcacactagAGTGAAACCAAATAAGTAA
- the LOC132145733 gene encoding zinc finger protein 91-like isoform X2 — MRIHTGEKPFTCDQCGKSFTQSSNLNIHMNIHTAEKKHACDQCGKMFLRVSLLKKHLKVHAKEKPHPCYLCSKSFLPLQSLKVHQKIHTGERVYIKRNERFHTRKKPYKCSHCDKRFSDSSNLKTHERIHTGEKPYKCSHCDKRFNYSSYLKTHERIHTGEKPYKCSHCDKRFIKSSSQKSHERIHTGEKPYKCSHCDKRFSKLSGHKIHERIHTGEKPYKCSHCDKRFIKSSSQKSHERIHTGEKPYKCSHCDKRFSKSSSLKTHERIHTGEKPYKCSHCDKRFSKSSSLKTHERIHTGEKPYKCSHCDKTFNDSSSLITHERIHTGEKPYKCSHCDKTFNDSSSLITHERIHTGEKPYKCSHCDKTFNDSSSLITHERIHTGEKPYKCSHCDKTFNDSSSLKTHERIHTREKHYKCSHCDKTFNDSSSLITHERIHTGEKPYKCSHCDKTFNDSSSLKTHERIHTGEKPYKCSHCDKTFNDSSSLITHERIHTGEKPYKCSHCDKTFNDSSSLKTHERIHTREKHYKCSHCDKTFNDSSSLITHERIHIGEKHYNCAHCDKRFNDSSSLTTHERIHIGEKHYNCAHCDKTFNDSSSLKMHKRIHSGEKLYTCAHCDKTFKDSSSLKTHERIHTGEKPYKCAHCDKRFIKSSAQKTHERIHTGEKPYKCAHCDKRFSVSSSLKTHERIHTGEKPYKCAHCDKRFRDSSTLKTHERIHTRVKPNK, encoded by the exons atgagaattcatactggagagaaaccattcacttgtgatcagtgcgggaagagtttcacacaatCATCAAACCTTAATatacacatgaacatccacactgcaGAGAAGAAGCACGCATGTGATCAATGCGGTAAAATGTTTTTAAGGGTTTCACTTCTGAAGAAACACTTGAAAGTTCATGCAAAGGAGAAACCACATCCATGTTATTTGTGTAGTAAGAGTTTTTTGCCTCTACAAAGTTTGAAAGTacatcagaaaatacatactggtgaaag agtatatataaaaagaaatgaaaggttCCACACTAGaaagaaaccttataagtgttcacactgtgataagagattcagtgattcatcaaatctgaaaacgcatgagaggattcacactggagagaaaccttataagtgttcacactgtgacaagagattcaattATTCTTCATATCTGAAAAcgcatgagaggatccacactggagagaaaccttataagtgttcacactgtgacaagagattcattaAATCATCAAGTCAGAaatcacatgagaggattcacactggagagaaaccttacaagtgttcacactgtgacaagagattcagtaaaTTATCAGGTCATAAaatacatgagaggattcacactggagagaaaccttataagtgttcacactgtgacaagagattcattaAATCATCAAGTCAGAaatcacatgagaggattcacactggagaaaaaccttacaagtgttcacactgtgacaagagattcagtaaaTCATCATCTCTGAAAacgcatgagaggattcacactggagagaaaccttataagtgttcacactgtgacaagagattcagtaaaTCATCATCTCTGAAAacgcatgagaggattcacactggagagaaaccttataagtgttcacactgtgataaGACATTCAATGATTCATCATCTCTGATAacgcatgagaggattcacactggagagaaaccttataagtgttcacactgtgataaGACATTCAATGATTCATCATCTCTGATAacgcatgagaggattcacactggagagaaaccttataagtgttcacactgtgacaagacatTCAATGATTCATCATCTCTGATAacgcatgagaggattcacactggagagaaaccttataagtgttcacactgtgacaagacatTCAATGATTCATCATCTCTGAAAacgcatgagaggattcacacaaGAGAGAaacattataagtgttcacactgtgataaGACATTCAATGATTCATCATCTCTGATAacgcatgagaggattcacactggagagaaaccttataagtgttcacactgtgacaagacatTCAATGATTCATCATCTCTGAAAacgcatgagaggattcacactggagagaaaccttataagtgttcacactgtgataaGACATTCAATGATTCATCATCTCTGATAacgcatgagaggattcacactggagagaaaccttataagtgttcacactgtgacaagacatTCAATGATTCATCATCTCTGAAAacgcatgagaggattcacacaaGAGAGAaacattataagtgttcacactgtgacaagacatTCAATGATTCATCATCTCTGATAacgcatgagaggattcacattGGAGAGAAACATTATAATTgtgcacactgtgacaagagattcaatgATTCATCATCTCTGACAacgcatgagaggattcacattGGAGAGAAACATTATAATTGTGCACACTGTGACAAGACATTCAATGATTCATCATCTCTGAAAATGCATAAGAGGATTCACAGTGGAGAGAAACTTTATACATGTGCACACTGTGACAAGACATTCAAAGATTCATCATCTCTGAAAAcgcatgagaggatccacactggagagaaaccatataagtgtgcacactgtgacaagagattcattaAATCATCAGCtcagaaaacacatgagaggattcacactggagagaaaccatataagtgtgcacactgtgacaagagattcagtgtgtcatcaagtctgaaaacacatgagaggattcacactggagagaaaccatataagtgtgcacactgtgacaagagattccgTGATTCATCaactctgaaaacacatgagaggattcacactagAGTGAAACCAAATAAGTAA